A single genomic interval of Comamonas sp. 26 harbors:
- a CDS encoding bifunctional salicylyl-CoA 5-hydroxylase/oxidoreductase produces MKIVCIGGGPAGLYFALLMKQMNPAHDVTVVERNKPYDTFGWGVVFSDATMDNMRDWDPVTAAQVEQAFNHWDDIELLFKGRKIRSGGHGFVGIGRKHLLNILQARCEQLDVKLVFETDAQSDEDYADADLIIASDGVNSRIRTLHADIFKPDIVTRPNRFIWLGTKKVYEAFTFDFVRTEHGWFQAHIYKFDDETSTFIVETTEETWKASGLDTADQEQSIAFCEKLFEGNLQGEKLMTNARHLRGSAWINFQRVVCDQWWLRNAKGSHVVLMGDAVHTAHFAIGSGTKLAIEDAIELARQFKQMGDVPAQIPAVLTAYQEARRVETLRIQNAAWNAMEWFEVCGKRYCDQLEPEQFMYSMLTRSQRISHENLRLRDAAWLGGYEQWLAEKNGVQTQGKAPPPMFLPYRLRSLTLKNRIVVSPMAQYSAVDGVPGDFHLVHLGARAMGGAGLVFAEMACVSPEGRITPGCPGTYSDEQKQAWKRISDWIHANTDAKFAMQIGHAGAKASTRLAWDGTDLPLEQGNLPIMAASEQQYLQGVSQISKAMTRTDMDEVLQQFVHAAQMAADIGVDWLELHCAHGYLLSGFISPLTNHRSDEYGGSLANRLSYPLEVFKAVRAVWPEDKPMSVRISAHDWVPGGTTPEDAVEIAKAFKAAGADLIDCSSGQVSKLEKPVFGRMYQTPFADRVRQEAGIATMAVGAISEADHANSIIAAGRADLCAVARPHLANPAWTLTEAAKIGYTAIAWPKQYYAGKRQMESLFEREKAQK; encoded by the coding sequence ATGAAAATTGTCTGCATAGGTGGTGGCCCCGCTGGCCTTTACTTCGCACTGCTGATGAAGCAGATGAACCCGGCTCATGATGTGACGGTGGTGGAGCGCAACAAGCCCTATGACACTTTTGGCTGGGGCGTGGTTTTCTCTGATGCCACCATGGACAATATGCGCGACTGGGACCCGGTCACCGCTGCGCAGGTGGAGCAGGCGTTCAACCACTGGGATGACATTGAGCTGTTGTTCAAGGGGCGCAAGATTCGCTCTGGCGGCCATGGTTTTGTAGGCATTGGGCGCAAGCACCTGCTCAACATCCTGCAAGCGCGCTGTGAACAGCTTGACGTCAAGCTCGTCTTCGAGACGGATGCACAAAGCGACGAAGACTATGCGGATGCCGACCTCATCATCGCCAGCGATGGTGTGAACTCCCGTATCCGCACGCTGCACGCCGACATTTTCAAGCCCGATATCGTCACCCGCCCCAACCGCTTTATCTGGCTGGGAACCAAGAAGGTATACGAGGCGTTCACGTTTGACTTTGTACGCACCGAGCACGGCTGGTTTCAGGCCCATATCTACAAGTTTGACGACGAGACATCGACTTTCATCGTCGAAACCACGGAAGAAACCTGGAAGGCCAGCGGCCTTGATACCGCTGACCAGGAGCAGTCCATCGCCTTCTGCGAAAAGCTGTTTGAGGGCAACCTGCAGGGCGAAAAGCTGATGACCAATGCTCGCCATTTGCGTGGCTCGGCGTGGATCAATTTTCAGCGCGTGGTGTGCGATCAATGGTGGCTGCGCAATGCCAAGGGCAGCCATGTGGTGCTGATGGGCGATGCGGTACACACGGCGCACTTTGCGATTGGCTCTGGCACCAAACTGGCGATTGAAGATGCGATTGAGCTGGCGCGCCAGTTCAAGCAGATGGGCGATGTACCTGCACAAATCCCTGCGGTGCTGACTGCTTACCAGGAGGCGCGCCGTGTGGAGACGTTGCGCATCCAGAACGCGGCCTGGAATGCAATGGAATGGTTTGAGGTCTGCGGCAAGCGCTATTGCGACCAGCTGGAGCCTGAGCAGTTCATGTACTCCATGCTCACGCGCAGCCAGCGCATCAGCCACGAGAACCTCCGTCTGCGCGATGCGGCGTGGCTGGGTGGCTACGAGCAATGGCTGGCTGAAAAGAATGGCGTGCAGACGCAAGGCAAAGCGCCGCCGCCCATGTTTTTGCCCTACCGGCTGCGCAGCCTCACGCTCAAGAACCGCATCGTGGTCTCGCCCATGGCGCAGTACTCAGCGGTAGATGGCGTGCCCGGCGATTTCCATTTGGTGCACTTAGGGGCGCGGGCCATGGGCGGGGCCGGACTGGTGTTTGCCGAGATGGCCTGCGTCAGCCCCGAGGGCCGTATCACCCCCGGCTGCCCCGGCACCTATTCCGACGAGCAAAAGCAAGCTTGGAAGCGCATCAGCGACTGGATTCATGCCAATACCGATGCCAAGTTCGCCATGCAAATCGGCCATGCCGGCGCCAAGGCATCGACCCGGCTGGCGTGGGATGGCACCGACTTGCCGCTGGAGCAGGGCAACTTGCCGATCATGGCCGCGTCAGAGCAGCAATATCTGCAAGGCGTAAGCCAGATATCCAAAGCCATGACCCGCACCGACATGGATGAAGTGCTGCAGCAGTTTGTGCACGCCGCGCAGATGGCGGCTGATATTGGCGTGGACTGGCTGGAGCTGCACTGCGCGCACGGCTATCTGCTGTCTGGCTTTATCTCGCCGCTGACCAATCACCGAAGCGATGAATACGGCGGAAGTCTGGCAAACCGCTTGAGTTACCCGCTGGAGGTGTTCAAGGCTGTGCGAGCCGTGTGGCCGGAAGATAAGCCCATGTCCGTGCGCATCTCGGCCCATGATTGGGTGCCGGGTGGCACCACTCCGGAAGATGCGGTGGAGATCGCCAAGGCCTTCAAGGCTGCGGGCGCAGACTTGATCGACTGCTCGTCCGGTCAGGTCAGCAAGCTCGAAAAGCCCGTGTTTGGCCGTATGTACCAGACCCCTTTTGCCGACCGTGTGCGGCAAGAAGCTGGTATTGCCACCATGGCCGTGGGCGCGATCAGCGAGGCTGATCATGCGAACAGCATCATCGCCGCAG